In Luteipulveratus mongoliensis, the DNA window CAGACGTCCAACGCGACCGTCTACATCATTGACTCCGTCCTGCTTCCGGCCAGCTGACCTGAGTCCCGACCATGACAACGCTCACCGCGCGACGGGCATCCTGGCCCGCGAGTCGTGGTGCATCCGCCATCATGGTCGACATGGCGACGGCGTCCTCCTCACACTCAGCGTGGGGAGACGCCGTCTCCGTCTCTGATCTGCCTGACCTGCTCGAGGCCGTGGCGCGTGGCGACCAGGCCGCTTTCTCCAGCTTGTACGACACGACAGCGGCCCGCGTACACGGCTTGGTCGTGCGGGTGCTCGCCGATCCCGCTCAGTCCGAGGAGGTCACCCAGGAGGTGTTCCTCGAGGTCTGGCGGACGGCGTCCCGCTTCGATCGGGGCCGTGGGTCACCGCTCGGCTGGCTGCTCACCATCGCGCACCGGCGTGCCGTCGACCGGGTGCGCGCCTCCTCGGCGGCGCGGGCTCGCGACGTGACCTACGAGCGCGAGACGACACCGGCGTCGTACGACACCACTGAGGAGACCGTGTCCGCCCGGCTCGACGCCGAGCGTGTCCGAGCCGCGATGGTGCACCTGACCGACATGCAGCGGGAAGCGGTCGAGCTCGCCTACTTCGGCGGTCGGACGCACACTGAGATCGCCGCGACGCTCGGCATCCCGCTGGGCACCGCGAAGTCCCGTATCCGTGACGGCCTGACCAGGCTGCGCGACCACATCGGAGGTGAACGATGAACGACGACCTGCATGAGCTTGCCGCCGCGTACGCCCTGGATGCGGTCGACGACATCGAGCGCGCAGCCTTCGAACGTCACCTGCGCACCTGCGCGCGCTGCCAGGAGGAGGTCGCGTCGTACGACGACGTGGTCCTCGCACTGGCCGACTCCGCCCCTGCCGTCACCCCGGCGCCGTCGCTGAAGTCCAGTCTCATGGACCAGATCGAGGCGGAGCCGCAGATCGCCGCGCGTCACAGGGCGACGGTGAGCCTTGAGGCCGCGCCGCGCCACGAGGCCCCGACACGCCACCAGTCCTGGCTCTCCCGGTCTCGGATCCTGGTGGCTGCCGCCGCCGTGGCCCTCCTGGCCGTCGTCGGCGTCGCCGCCACCCAGCCCTGGGAGCAGCCGACATCGGTCGCCTCGATCTCGCCCGCCCAACGTGTCATGCTCGCCCAGGACGCCCAGCAGCGCGTCGCCACCATCGGCCAGGCACGACTCGTGGTCACCACCTCACGCTCGGAGGGTGCGTCCGCGGTGCAGACGGAGCGCATGCCCGCCGCGCCGGCCGGTCACGCCTACCAGGCGTGGTTCCTCGACCAGTCCGGTGCGCCGCGCTCTGCAGGGCTGATGTCCGGCGCTGAGCCCCAGCTGCTCACCGGCAAGCCGGGCTCGACCCTGGCCGTCACCGTCGAACCCGCGGGCGGCTCCGCTGCGCCGACGACCACGCCCCTGGTCGAGGTCTCCCTGGTATGAGCGGTCTGGTCCACCTGCGCCTCACGGTGCCGACGGACCTGAGCGACGTCGTACGCCGTCAACTGGCCGATCATGACTGCGCGACCAATCTCGTCCTCCTGCCTGGAGCGGCGCTCAAGCCGCAGGGCGATGTGATCGAGGCCGACGTGGCGCGGGAGAGCGCCAGCGACATCGTCGACGCCCTGACCGCGACCGGTCTGGCCGACCGAGGCGGGATCGCGCTCTCGGAACCGATCAGCACGCCGTTCGCCGCGGCACGTCGACTTCAGGAGATCGCCCCCGGTGACGCCGACGACGCGGTGATCTGGAGCTCCATCCTGGACGAGGCCGAGATGTCGAGCCGGCCCACCGTGTCCTTCCACGTCTTCCTGGTCCTGGCGACCGTGCTGGCCGCGATCGCGGTCATCACCGACTCCTCGGTGCTCGTGGTCGGTGCGATGGTCGTCGGTCCCGAGTTCGCCTCGATCGCCGCGGTGTGCACCGGGCTCGTGCTGGGACGGCCTCATCTGGCCGCCCGCAGCCTGGCGCTTCTCGTCTTCTCGTTCGCCTTCGCCATCGTTGTGGTGGCCGTGCTGGCCGTGATCGCGGCGGCGACCGGGCTGGTCACCGAGGAGATGGTGACGCGGCCGCGCCCCCAAACCGGCTTCATCTGGCACCCCGACCGCTGGTCGTTCATCGTGGCGATTGTCGCGGGTGCGGCCGGTGTCCTGGCGATGGCGACGCAGAAGAGCAACGCCATGGTCGGCGTGTTCATCTCGGTGACCACGGTGCCTGCGGCGGGCAACCTCGCGCTCGGTCTCGCCCTCGTCGAC includes these proteins:
- a CDS encoding anti-sigma factor, coding for MNDDLHELAAAYALDAVDDIERAAFERHLRTCARCQEEVASYDDVVLALADSAPAVTPAPSLKSSLMDQIEAEPQIAARHRATVSLEAAPRHEAPTRHQSWLSRSRILVAAAAVALLAVVGVAATQPWEQPTSVASISPAQRVMLAQDAQQRVATIGQARLVVTTSRSEGASAVQTERMPAAPAGHAYQAWFLDQSGAPRSAGLMSGAEPQLLTGKPGSTLAVTVEPAGGSAAPTTTPLVEVSLV
- a CDS encoding DUF389 domain-containing protein; protein product: MSGLVHLRLTVPTDLSDVVRRQLADHDCATNLVLLPGAALKPQGDVIEADVARESASDIVDALTATGLADRGGIALSEPISTPFAAARRLQEIAPGDADDAVIWSSILDEAEMSSRPTVSFHVFLVLATVLAAIAVITDSSVLVVGAMVVGPEFASIAAVCTGLVLGRPHLAARSLALLVFSFAFAIVVVAVLAVIAAATGLVTEEMVTRPRPQTGFIWHPDRWSFIVAIVAGAAGVLAMATQKSNAMVGVFISVTTVPAAGNLALGLALVDRHEIQGSAAQLGINIVGMLVAGVATIAVLRLFWVRIVTVSERLFHASFG
- the sigK gene encoding ECF RNA polymerase sigma factor SigK, which translates into the protein MATASSSHSAWGDAVSVSDLPDLLEAVARGDQAAFSSLYDTTAARVHGLVVRVLADPAQSEEVTQEVFLEVWRTASRFDRGRGSPLGWLLTIAHRRAVDRVRASSAARARDVTYERETTPASYDTTEETVSARLDAERVRAAMVHLTDMQREAVELAYFGGRTHTEIAATLGIPLGTAKSRIRDGLTRLRDHIGGER